In Stenotrophomonas sp. ASS1, the following proteins share a genomic window:
- the phaR gene encoding polyhydroxyalkanoate synthesis repressor PhaR, producing the protein MAATRIIKKYPNRRLYDTEISSYITIEDVRQLILDGEDFEVRDAKSGDDLTRSVLLQIIADQEQDGEPMLSTQLLSQLIRFYGDSLQGFMGNYLERSMQVFLDQQQQFRQQMGNLLGQTPWAMMNQLTERNLELWQEFQRNMGTGFGGPRPGGTGTGTGAGTGNKPNEPGTGTGGKTRR; encoded by the coding sequence ATGGCTGCGACCCGCATCATCAAGAAGTATCCGAACCGCCGTCTCTACGACACCGAGATCTCCAGCTACATCACCATCGAGGACGTGCGCCAGCTGATCCTGGACGGTGAAGACTTCGAAGTCCGCGACGCCAAGAGCGGCGACGACCTCACGCGATCGGTCCTGCTGCAGATCATCGCCGACCAGGAACAGGACGGCGAACCGATGCTGTCCACCCAGCTGCTGAGCCAGCTGATCCGCTTCTACGGCGATTCCCTGCAGGGCTTCATGGGTAACTACCTGGAGCGCAGCATGCAGGTCTTCCTCGACCAGCAGCAGCAGTTCCGCCAGCAGATGGGCAACCTGCTGGGGCAGACCCCGTGGGCGATGATGAACCAGCTGACCGAGCGCAACCTGGAGTTGTGGCAGGAATTCCAGCGCAACATGGGCACCGGCTTCGGTGGCCCGCGTCCGGGCGGCACCGGAACGGGAACCGGCGCAGGTACCGGCAACAAGCCGAACGAACCGGGCACCGGTACCGGCGGCAAGACCCGCCGCTGA